A section of the Cydia splendana chromosome 1, ilCydSple1.2, whole genome shotgun sequence genome encodes:
- the LOC134793039 gene encoding brachyurin-like, with translation MRALVIVLLCATVGQAADWSGYHRRVGIPEAERIRQAEQIILINKIVGGVIAPVYQHPYLAGLIMDLIGLPQTSACGGSVISSTRILTAAHCWNDGHFQAWSFTVVLGSAFLYHGGLRTRASAIAPHPHYDAATLANDVAILYLPTPIQFSHAVQPIVLPIGPWRDFDLHNIWAYASGYGRYSDVTNPTINTMVRNVFLRIITNEECSRVYGNMVTESNVCTCGQGGVGICRGDSGGPLIVQNAGQNVLVGVSSFVASDGCQLGHPSAFARVTSYVDWISLHL, from the coding sequence ATGCGCGCGCTTGTGATCGTTCTTCTGTGTGCCACTGTGGGCCAAGCGGCGGACTGGTCCGGCTACCACCGGAGGGTGGGCATTCCAGAAGCAGAAAGAATAAGACAAGCCGAACAAATCATACTCATTAACAAAATTGTTGGTGGAGTGATCGCCCCCGTCTACCAACACCCGTACCTCGCCGGGCTGATCATGGACCTTATCGGGCTGCCCCAAACCTCGGCTTGCGGGGGCTCCGTCATCTCCAGCACCAGGATCCTCACGGCGGCTCACTGCTGGAACGACGGCCACTTCCAAGCCTGGAGTTTCACCGTCGTGCTCGGTTCAGCTTTCCTCTACCACGGTGGCTTGAGAACACGTGCTTCAGCTATAGCGCCCCATCCTCACTACGATGCCGCAACGCTCGCCAACGACGTCGCTATTCTATACCTTCCTACGCCTATCCAGTTCTCTCACGCGGTTCAGCCAATAGTGCTGCCGATAGGACCATGGAGAGACTTCGATCTACACAACATATGGGCGTACGCGTCAGGATACGGAAGGTATTCTGACGTGACTAACCCTACTATAAACACTATGGTAAGGAACGTATTTCTTCGAATAATTACAAATGAGGAATGTTCTAGAGTGTACGGTAATATGGTTACCGAGTCTAACGTTTGTACTTGCGGGCAAGGAGGGGTAGGTATTTGCCGAGGCGACTCGGGAGGACCGCTGATTGTGCAGAACGCAGGACAAAACGTCTTGGTCGGAGTGAGCTCATTCGTCGCTAGCGACGGATGTCAGCTGGGACATCCGTCTGCTTTTGCCCGAGTGACTTCCTATGTGGATTGGATAAGCTTGCATTTATAA
- the LOC134792639 gene encoding TBC1 domain family member 23, whose product MEEDDSTWLIELESALLDGCSAHEINILTKGKKIPESLRPDVWLLCLNCQDASNQLLLFDEIFDLTNQNELRDDVKKFVKSLGNDDDDKLSVISDIESIITFYCKSKSIQYTSNNGWIEILLPLLSLKLPRADTYNLFEKVINLYIPKGCTKNGVPFHILRLVLQYHDPELCSFLDTKRITPEQYCLPWLRSLFAGTCSLDVVLFMWDLYFQRSDPFFIFFLCLIMIINSREQLLQMKNEDKSEIIETMSRMPADLEAPDVSDFCSLAHYYSLKTPVSFRDDVLDVLFSTNGLEINSKLYSQALCLPVAVHELIESATVDASDIDSVKYFLVDCRPAEQYNAGHLSTAFHLDCNLMLQEPNAFNTAVQGLLNAQTQALAAGSLAAGEHLCFVGSGRTEEDSYAHMVIASFLKRNTKYISMLDGGFVAIHDYFGPHMTDCLEEHNPASCLVCAPQNNNEGVESNQSNTRDNAPAIQLFSKLSSAMKAKSQEVKGKLIEYIVNPNATAGTGEWHVSASDRKEQRYRNVPPVFSINDEDDDSRSDSRKDLTDSDILEETVDLNTFLKEHNVVDNFLCQEVLLNGYMYDSCLVVTETHLIVLRDIPNKRGMYKVLSRRPLSTIVKITAKKRHPELITFKYGVPDGDNLLIKDMDRFLIPNASLATKVVSNQIVQQLDSK is encoded by the exons ATGGAAGAAGACGACAGCACttg GTTGATTGAACTAGAGTCGGCGCTTCTCGATGGATGCTCTGCTCACGAAATAAACATTCTTACAAAAGGTAAAAAGATTCCAGAAAGTCTGCGTCCTGACGTGTGGCTCCTCTGTCTCAACTGCCAAGATGCTAGCAATCAGTTATTGCTCTTTGATGAAATCTTTGATTTGACCAATCAGAATGAACTGAGAGATGATGTGAAGAAGTTTGTAAAAAGTCTgggtaatgatgatgatgacaagcTCTCAGTAATTTCTGATATTGAATCAATTATCACATTTTACTGCAAGTCCAAATCCATTCAATACACCTCCAATAATGGTTGGATTGAAATTTTATTGCCATTATTGAGTTTAAAATTACCAAGGGCAGATACatacaatttgtttgaaaaagtGATAAATCTATACATTCCAAAAGGCTGTACCAAAAATGGTGTACCATTCCATATACTGCGATTGGTTTTACAATATCATGACCCGGAGCTGTGTTCATTCTTGGATACTAAGAGGATAACTCCCGAGCAGTACTGCCTGCCGTGGCTCAGGTCTCTCTTTGCTGGAACATGCAGTCTGGATGTCGTTCTCTTCATGTGGGACTTATATTTTCAGAGATCTGATCCCTTCTTCATTTTCTTTCTCTGTCTTATTATGATAATAAACTCCAGAGAACAACTGCTCCAAATGAAGAATGAAGACAAATCTGAAATCATAGAAACTATGAGCAGAATGCCGGCAGATTTGGAAGCGCCAGATGTTTCAGATTTTTGCTCATTAGCTCATTACTATTCTTTAAAAACACCAGTTTCATTCAGAGATGATGTCCTAGATGTATTGTTTTCAACCAACGGCCTTGAGATTAATTCAAAACTTTATTCTCAAGCCCTCTGTCTTCCAGTAGCAGTCCATGAACTGATAGAGAGTGCCACAGTAGATGCGTCAGACATTGATAGTGTTAAGTACTTCTTGGTTGATTGCCGGCCAGCAGAGCAATACAATGCTGGGCACTTATCTACTGCCTTCCATTTGGACTGCAATCTCATGCTCCAAGAACCTAATGCATTCAATACTGCAGTACAAGGTTTACTCAATGCACAGACACAGGCTTTGGCCGCAGGATCATTGGCAGCCGGTGAACATCTTTGTTTCGTTGGTTCTGGAAGGACAGAGGAGGATAGCTATGCACACATGGTGATAGCGTCATTCTTAAAAAGGAATACCAAATATATCTCAATGCTGGATGGTGGATTTGTAGCTATACATGACTACTTTGGTCCCCACATGACGGATTGTTTGGAAGAACACAACCCAGCCTCATGTCTAGTCTGTGCCCCGCAAAACAACAATGAAGGAGTTGAATCAAACCAAAGTAACACGAGAGACAATGCACCTGCTATACAGTTGTTTAGTAAACTTTCATCAGCAATGAAGGCTAAAAGCCAAGAAGTAAAAGGAAAGTTGATAGAATACATTGTGAATCCAAATGCTACTGCAGGCACAGGGGAATGGCATGTTTCTGCGAGCGACAGGAAAGAACAGAGGTACCGGAATGTTCCTCCGGTGTTCAGTATTAATGACGAAGATGATGATTCTCGTTCAGATTCTAGAAAGGACTTGACAGACTCAGATATTTTGGAAGAAACTGTGGACCTTAACACATTCCTAAAAGAGCACAATGTCGTCGATAATTTCTTGTGTCAAGAAGTTCTATTGAATGGTTACATGTATGACTCATGCCTAGTTGTTACCGAGACACATTTAATAGTTCTGCGAGACATTCCAAACAAGCGTGGCATGTACAAGGTGCTGTCTCGAAGGCCGCTGTCGACCATTGTGAAGATAACGGCGAAAAAGCGGCACCCAGAACTAATTACATTCAAGTATGGGGTGCCCGACGGAGATAACTTGCTAATTAAGGATATGGATCGCTTTTTGATACCCAACGCTTCGCTGGCGACTAAAGTGGTGTCTAACCAGATAGTCCAACAGTTGGACAGCAAATAA